A genomic stretch from Thalassophryne amazonica chromosome 18, fThaAma1.1, whole genome shotgun sequence includes:
- the vps35l gene encoding VPS35 endosomal protein sorting factor-like isoform X2 translates to MAAVQWCSRARSYEAELQRCRLDVTPVDFGEYHPLKPIMVTETKTRRGTRKGSTSSSSSSSSSVVTDPLSSMLEGTDPLSMFASEAPAVPQSASAGDLGRKRRDKVEEAVGPDFEPWSAKRGEILARFTTTEKLSINLCMGSDGGKAQSPGPSAVSEKVRTRLEELDDLEEGSHREMLNLSQQDYANRIEELNQSLKEAWATDQKVKALKIVIQCSKLLSDTSVIQFYPSKFVLITDILDTFGRLVYDRIWTMCSDPRPLADSFTVDDVNDTAKETCLNWFFKIASIRELLPRLYVEAAILKCNRFLNKLGIQETLPRLSSMVRGIGDPLVAAYARAYLCRVGMEVAPHLKDNLNCNFFDLLRTFRQISSVSMQNQLEVPEYLTLYSPAISWILQCIAYRAPDPLLTEMMDRCRKMGNNALLLNSVLRAFRPEFVAARATDVIAMIKDCDEAGFPKHLLFGSLGRSLACADPPEADRLAILNEAWKVITKVRSPQDYVTCAEIWVEFTCRHFTKREVNTVLADIIKHMTPDRAFEDAYPQLQSVIRKILAYFHDFSLLFSMERFLPFLDMFQKDSVRVEVCRSIMEVFIKHQLEPTRDPVILNAVLHICKTMHDSVNALTLEDEKRSLALLINGFIRTVSFGRDFEQQLSFCVEARATFCNLEPVLVQLIHTVNQLAMETRRVMRGNHSRKTAAFVRACAAYSFITIPSLSSIFSRLHLYLLSSQVALANQCLSQADAFLTAAVSILPEVPRSISVEGKLRSSESFLLDFINTFLAALLVVPDHPEHGVLYLVRGLLNMVQDYTWEDNSDAKVKVYISALPLLAAMSQETYIYTIPKMDSNETLYGGDPKFLSETNKLCETLIGQILDHLKTLGREESARRQGALAFSLFGVLLAHSDLRNNKLNQLAVNLWNLSHKHGFCNTRVSVRTLEFIKHQAQQPDMGHLSETVQRLALHSRT, encoded by the exons ATGGCGGCGGTGCAATG GTGCTCCCGTGCACGAAGCTATGAGGCGGAGCTGCAGAGGTGCCGTCTTGATGTGACTCCAGTTGATTTTGGAGAATACCACCCCCTCAAACCGATCATG GTGACAGAAACTAAGACACGGCGTGGAACCCGTAAAGGCAGCACCTCTTCCTCGTCCTCATCCTCTTCCTCGGTCGTCACCGACCCTCTAAGTTCCATGCTGGAAGGAACCGACCCCCTGTCCATGTTTGCCAGTGAAGCTCCGGCTGTGCCACAGAGCGCCTCCGCAGGG GATTTGGGGAGGAAGAGGAGGGACAAGGTTGAGGAGGCAGTGGGACCAGACTTTGAACCCTGGTCAGCAAAGCGAGGAGAGATCCTGGCAAGGTTCACCACCACTGAAAAACTCTCGATT AATCTTTGCATGGGCTCTGATGGAG GAAAAGCTCAGAGTCCTGGACCCTCAGCTGTTTCAGAGAAGGTTCGAACTCGCCTGGAGGAGCTGGATGATCTGGAGGAG GGATCCCACAGAGAGATGCTGaacctttcccaacaggattatgCCAACCGCATCGAAGAGCTGAACCAGTCCCTGAAGGAAGCCTGGGCAACAGACCAGAAGGTCAAAGCCCTCAAGATAGTCATCCAG TGCTCCAAACTTCTGTCTGACACCTCAGTGATCCAGTTCTACCCGAGCAAGTTTGTTCTCATCACCGATATCCTCGACACCTTCG GTCGGCTGGTGTACGACAGAATCTGGACCATGTGTTCAGACCCGCGGCCTTTAGCAG ACTCCTTCACGGTGGACGATGTGAACGATACCGCCAAAGAGACATGCCTCAACTGGTTTTTCAAGATTGCCTCCATCAGAGAGCTCCTGCCCAGACT ATATGTGGAAGCTGCCATCCTGAAATGCAACCGCTTCCTTAACAAACT CGGTATTCAGGAGACCCTCCCTCGGTTGTCGTCCATGGTCAGAGGGATTGGAGACCCTTTAGTGGCCGCGTATGCCAGAGCGTATCTCTGCAGG GTAGGAATGGAAGTGGCACCACACCTGAAGGACAACCTGAACTGTAACTTCTTCGACTTGCTCAGAACCTTCAGACAAATCAGCAGTGTCAGCATGCAGAACCAGTTGGAGGTTCCTGAGTACCTGACGCTCTACTCGCCCGCCATCAGTTGGATCCTGCAGTGCATCGCCTACAGAGCTCCAGAC CCTCTGCTGACAGAAATGATGGACAGATGCAGGAAAATGGGGAATAA TGCCTTGCTGTTGAATTCGGTGCTGAGAGCGTTCAGGCCGGAGTTTGTTGCAGCCCGAGCCACCGACGTCATCGCTATGATCAAAGACTGTGACGAGGCCGGCTTCCCAAAG CATCTGTTATTCGGTTCGTTGGGTCGCAGCCTGGCTTGTGCCGACCCCCCCGAGGCCGACAGGTTGGCGATCCTAAACGAAGCCTGGAAGGTCATCACCAAAGTCCGCAGTCCTCAG gattacGTAACCTGTGCTGAGATCTGGGTGGAGTTCACATGCCGCCACTTTACG AAACGTGAGGTCAACACTGTTCTGGCTGACATCATCAAACACATGACACCCGACCGGGCGTTTGAAGATGCCTACCCTCAG CTGCAGTCTGTGATCAGGAAGATTCTCGCCTACTTCCATGACTTCTCCCTCCTCTTCTCTATG GAGCGTTTCTTGCCGTTTCTAGACATGTTCCAGAAGGACAGTGTGAGGGTGGAGGTCTGCAGATCCATCATGGAGGTCTTCATCAA GCACCAGCTGGAGCCGACCAGAGACCCGGTTATCCTCAACGCCGTGCTGCACATTTGCAAGACCATGCACGACTCTGTTAA TGCTCTGACTCTGGAGGACGAGAAGAGATCTTTGGCTCTGCTGATCAACGGCTTCATCCGCACG GTTTCTTTTGGTCGTGACTTCGAGCAGCAGTTGAGTTTCTGTGTGGAGGCCAGAGCCACGTTCTGTAACCTGGAACCAGTGCTGGTGCAGCTCATTCAC ACGGTGAACCAGCTCGCCATGGAAACCAGGAGAGTGATGAGGGGTAATCACTCGCGTAAAACGGCGGCGTTCGTCAGG GCGTGTGCTGCGTACAGCTTCATCACCATCCCGTCGCTCAGCAGCATCTTCAGTCGTCTCCATCTTTACCTGCTGTCCAGTCAGGTCGCGTTGGCCAATCAGTGTCTCTCACAGG CCGACGCCTTTCTTACAGCAGCAGTTAGTATTCTTCCAGAGGTTCCTCGCTCTATCAGCGTGGAGGGAAAACTCCGTTCCTCTGAGAGCTTCCTCCTAGACTTCATCAACACCTTCTTGGCTGCGCTGCTGGTTGTCCCG GACCATCCGGAGCACGGCGTGCTCTACCTCGTCCGCGGTCTGCTCAACATGGTCCAGGATTACACCTGGGAGGACAACAGTGACGCCAAAGTGAAGGTCTACATCAGCGCGCTGCCTCTGCTGGCTGCTATGAGCCAGGAAACCTACATCTACACCATTCCAAAAA TGGACTCTAATGAGACACTTTACGGTGGAGACCCCAAGTTTCTGTCAGAGACTAACAAGCTGTGTGAGACTCTGATTGGGCAGATCCTGGACCACCTGAAGACCCTCGGCCGGGAAGAG AGTGCACGCCGCCAAGGTGCTCTGGCCTTCTCGCTGTTCGGCGTCCTGCTGGCGCACAGCGATCTAAGGAACAACAAGCTGAACCAGCTCGCCGTCAACCTTTGGAACCTGAGCCACAAACACGGATTCTGCAACACACGTGTCTCT GTTCGGACTCTGGAATTCATCAAACATCAGGCTCAGCAGCCCGATATGGGTCACCTGTCAGAGACAGTCCAGAGACTCGCACTGCACTCCCGCACCTGA
- the vps35l gene encoding VPS35 endosomal protein sorting factor-like isoform X1, whose protein sequence is MAAVQWCSRARSYEAELQRCRLDVTPVDFGEYHPLKPIMVTETKTRRGTRKGSTSSSSSSSSSVVTDPLSSMLEGTDPLSMFASEAPAVPQSASAGDLGRKRRDKVEEAVGPDFEPWSAKRGEILARFTTTEKLSINLCMGSDGGKAQSPGPSAVSEKVRTRLEELDDLEEGSHREMLNLSQQDYANRIEELNQSLKEAWATDQKVKALKIVIQCSKLLSDTSVIQFYPSKFVLITDILDTFGRLVYDRIWTMCSDPRPLADSFTVDDVNDTAKETCLNWFFKIASIRELLPRLYVEAAILKCNRFLNKLGIQETLPRLSSMVRGIGDPLVAAYARAYLCRVGMEVAPHLKDNLNCNFFDLLRTFRQISSVSMQNQLEVPEYLTLYSPAISWILQCIAYRAPDPLLTEMMDRCRKMGNNALLLNSVLRAFRPEFVAARATDVIAMIKDCDEAGFPKHLLFGSLGRSLACADPPEADRLAILNEAWKVITKVRSPQDYVTCAEIWVEFTCRHFTKREVNTVLADIIKHMTPDRAFEDAYPQLQSVIRKILAYFHDFSLLFSMERFLPFLDMFQKDSVRVEVCRSIMEVFIKHQLEPTRDPVILNAVLHICKTMHDSVNALTLEDEKRSLALLINGFIRTVSFGRDFEQQLSFCVEARATFCNLEPVLVQLIHTVNQLAMETRRVMRGNHSRKTAAFVRACAAYSFITIPSLSSIFSRLHLYLLSSQVALANQCLSQADAFLTAAVSILPEVPRSISVEGKLRSSESFLLDFINTFLAALLVVPDHPEHGVLYLVRGLLNMVQDYTWEDNSDAKVKVYISALPLLAAMSQETYIYTIPKMDSNETLYGGDPKFLSETNKLCETLIGQILDHLKTLGREEQSARRQGALAFSLFGVLLAHSDLRNNKLNQLAVNLWNLSHKHGFCNTRVSVRTLEFIKHQAQQPDMGHLSETVQRLALHSRT, encoded by the exons ATGGCGGCGGTGCAATG GTGCTCCCGTGCACGAAGCTATGAGGCGGAGCTGCAGAGGTGCCGTCTTGATGTGACTCCAGTTGATTTTGGAGAATACCACCCCCTCAAACCGATCATG GTGACAGAAACTAAGACACGGCGTGGAACCCGTAAAGGCAGCACCTCTTCCTCGTCCTCATCCTCTTCCTCGGTCGTCACCGACCCTCTAAGTTCCATGCTGGAAGGAACCGACCCCCTGTCCATGTTTGCCAGTGAAGCTCCGGCTGTGCCACAGAGCGCCTCCGCAGGG GATTTGGGGAGGAAGAGGAGGGACAAGGTTGAGGAGGCAGTGGGACCAGACTTTGAACCCTGGTCAGCAAAGCGAGGAGAGATCCTGGCAAGGTTCACCACCACTGAAAAACTCTCGATT AATCTTTGCATGGGCTCTGATGGAG GAAAAGCTCAGAGTCCTGGACCCTCAGCTGTTTCAGAGAAGGTTCGAACTCGCCTGGAGGAGCTGGATGATCTGGAGGAG GGATCCCACAGAGAGATGCTGaacctttcccaacaggattatgCCAACCGCATCGAAGAGCTGAACCAGTCCCTGAAGGAAGCCTGGGCAACAGACCAGAAGGTCAAAGCCCTCAAGATAGTCATCCAG TGCTCCAAACTTCTGTCTGACACCTCAGTGATCCAGTTCTACCCGAGCAAGTTTGTTCTCATCACCGATATCCTCGACACCTTCG GTCGGCTGGTGTACGACAGAATCTGGACCATGTGTTCAGACCCGCGGCCTTTAGCAG ACTCCTTCACGGTGGACGATGTGAACGATACCGCCAAAGAGACATGCCTCAACTGGTTTTTCAAGATTGCCTCCATCAGAGAGCTCCTGCCCAGACT ATATGTGGAAGCTGCCATCCTGAAATGCAACCGCTTCCTTAACAAACT CGGTATTCAGGAGACCCTCCCTCGGTTGTCGTCCATGGTCAGAGGGATTGGAGACCCTTTAGTGGCCGCGTATGCCAGAGCGTATCTCTGCAGG GTAGGAATGGAAGTGGCACCACACCTGAAGGACAACCTGAACTGTAACTTCTTCGACTTGCTCAGAACCTTCAGACAAATCAGCAGTGTCAGCATGCAGAACCAGTTGGAGGTTCCTGAGTACCTGACGCTCTACTCGCCCGCCATCAGTTGGATCCTGCAGTGCATCGCCTACAGAGCTCCAGAC CCTCTGCTGACAGAAATGATGGACAGATGCAGGAAAATGGGGAATAA TGCCTTGCTGTTGAATTCGGTGCTGAGAGCGTTCAGGCCGGAGTTTGTTGCAGCCCGAGCCACCGACGTCATCGCTATGATCAAAGACTGTGACGAGGCCGGCTTCCCAAAG CATCTGTTATTCGGTTCGTTGGGTCGCAGCCTGGCTTGTGCCGACCCCCCCGAGGCCGACAGGTTGGCGATCCTAAACGAAGCCTGGAAGGTCATCACCAAAGTCCGCAGTCCTCAG gattacGTAACCTGTGCTGAGATCTGGGTGGAGTTCACATGCCGCCACTTTACG AAACGTGAGGTCAACACTGTTCTGGCTGACATCATCAAACACATGACACCCGACCGGGCGTTTGAAGATGCCTACCCTCAG CTGCAGTCTGTGATCAGGAAGATTCTCGCCTACTTCCATGACTTCTCCCTCCTCTTCTCTATG GAGCGTTTCTTGCCGTTTCTAGACATGTTCCAGAAGGACAGTGTGAGGGTGGAGGTCTGCAGATCCATCATGGAGGTCTTCATCAA GCACCAGCTGGAGCCGACCAGAGACCCGGTTATCCTCAACGCCGTGCTGCACATTTGCAAGACCATGCACGACTCTGTTAA TGCTCTGACTCTGGAGGACGAGAAGAGATCTTTGGCTCTGCTGATCAACGGCTTCATCCGCACG GTTTCTTTTGGTCGTGACTTCGAGCAGCAGTTGAGTTTCTGTGTGGAGGCCAGAGCCACGTTCTGTAACCTGGAACCAGTGCTGGTGCAGCTCATTCAC ACGGTGAACCAGCTCGCCATGGAAACCAGGAGAGTGATGAGGGGTAATCACTCGCGTAAAACGGCGGCGTTCGTCAGG GCGTGTGCTGCGTACAGCTTCATCACCATCCCGTCGCTCAGCAGCATCTTCAGTCGTCTCCATCTTTACCTGCTGTCCAGTCAGGTCGCGTTGGCCAATCAGTGTCTCTCACAGG CCGACGCCTTTCTTACAGCAGCAGTTAGTATTCTTCCAGAGGTTCCTCGCTCTATCAGCGTGGAGGGAAAACTCCGTTCCTCTGAGAGCTTCCTCCTAGACTTCATCAACACCTTCTTGGCTGCGCTGCTGGTTGTCCCG GACCATCCGGAGCACGGCGTGCTCTACCTCGTCCGCGGTCTGCTCAACATGGTCCAGGATTACACCTGGGAGGACAACAGTGACGCCAAAGTGAAGGTCTACATCAGCGCGCTGCCTCTGCTGGCTGCTATGAGCCAGGAAACCTACATCTACACCATTCCAAAAA TGGACTCTAATGAGACACTTTACGGTGGAGACCCCAAGTTTCTGTCAGAGACTAACAAGCTGTGTGAGACTCTGATTGGGCAGATCCTGGACCACCTGAAGACCCTCGGCCGGGAAGAG CAGAGTGCACGCCGCCAAGGTGCTCTGGCCTTCTCGCTGTTCGGCGTCCTGCTGGCGCACAGCGATCTAAGGAACAACAAGCTGAACCAGCTCGCCGTCAACCTTTGGAACCTGAGCCACAAACACGGATTCTGCAACACACGTGTCTCT GTTCGGACTCTGGAATTCATCAAACATCAGGCTCAGCAGCCCGATATGGGTCACCTGTCAGAGACAGTCCAGAGACTCGCACTGCACTCCCGCACCTGA